Below is a window of Rhodopseudomonas sp. P2A-2r DNA.
GGTTTTCGTGCACGGCCTCAACAATCTTGCCGCGACGGTGCAGAGCATCTGGCTGGCCAGCCACCCGTGAGATCAGCCGACGAAAGCGATGAACACCGGCATGGTGACCACCGCCAGCATGGTCTGCAGTGTCAGGATCTGCGCCAGCAGCGGCGCGTCGCCGCCCATTTGGCGCGCCAGGATGTAGCCGTTCGAGGCCGACGGCACCGAGGCGCAGCAGGCCACCACTGCGAGGCTTGAGCCGGACAGGCCAAATGCCATGCCGAGCGCGATGGCCATGGCCGGCATCACCACCAGCTTGAGCACCACGGTCAGCGCCGCCGCCGCGCCGGGGCGGCGCAAGCCTTCGAGGTGAAGGCCGGCACCGACCACCAGCAGGCCCAGCGCCAGCGAGCAGCGCCCGAGCGCGTCGAGGAATTCATGCAGCGGGCGCGGCACGGAGAGATGAGTGAGGTTCATGGTCAGCCCGACGACGCAGGCCCAGATCAGCGGATTGCGCGCGATGGTCAGGAGGATTTTCGGCCACGCCAGTTTTTGCGGGGAGGCGTAGTGCGCCAGCACCCAGACAGCGAAGATGTTGAGCAGTGGGATCATCGCCACCATCGCCACCGAGGCCAGGGTGATGCCGAGTTCGCCCCACAGATTGCCGGCCACCGAGAGCGCCACAAAGGTTTGCCAGCGGGTCGCGCCCTGAAACACCGATGAGAAGGCCGGGCCGTCCACATCCAGGCTGCGCGCCAACCAAGGCCGCAGCAACAGGCACAGCGCCGACATCGCCAGGACCGCCAGCAGCAGCGCGCCGCCGACACCGGCGATCGGCACCGACGACAGGTTGGCGCGCGACAGCGTATCGATCAGCAGTGCCGGAAACAGCACGTAATAGACCAGCTGTTCCAGACCGATCCACTCGATATCCTTTTTCAGCAGCAGACGGCGCAGCGCGAAGCCGAGCACGATCAGCAGGAACACCGGAACGAGGGCGCCGAACACCGTCAGCATGGTCAGCGCGTCTCTGGCGGTCTGTTCAGGACCGTCAGCCGGTCCAGTGCGCCCTGCAGGATGAAGATGGCGGCGTGTTCGTCGATCACCTTGGCGCGCTTGGCGCGACTGACATCGTTGGCGATCAATTCGCGCTCGACCGCCGAGGTCGACAGCCGCTCGTCCCATAGCGCGATCGGCAGCTCGGTCAGGCGGGCAAAATTGCGGGCGAAGGCGCGGGTGGATTGCGCGCGCGGTCCCTCGCTGCCGTCCATGTTGATGGGCAGGCCGAGCACGTAACCGCAGATGCCGCGCTGGCCGGCGAGCACGACCAGCCGCGCGGCATCCGCCTTGAAGGCGGTGCGGGCAACGGTCTCGACGCCGGTGGCGAGCCGGCGGTCGGGGTCGGACACCGCGACCCCGATGGTCTTGGTGCCGAGGTCGAGACCGATCAGCGCGCCGCGGGCGGGCCAGAGCGGGGCGGCCTCGATGAGTGGCAGAATGGGTGCAGGCATGGCTCCGCTTAACACGCGCGCCGGTGATCCGAAACATGCTGATTGCGACGATCCGCAACCATCGCCGCGGATTGGCGGCTCACCGCGCGGCTGCTAAGGGTGCCCTGCAGACCACCGGACCTGAGCCCATCCATGGACGCCCTGACCCTTTACGGACTGTTCGCCGTCACCGCCATGCTGGTGTGTTATGCGCTGGAGGATCGCAGCCACTGGTTCGTGCTGGCCTTTGCCGTCGCCTGCGGGCTGGGATCGATCTACGGCTTCCTGCAGGGCGCCTGGCCGTTCGGACTGGTCGAGGCAATCTGGGCCGGCGTCGCGCTGCGCCGCTGGATGCTCAGGCCCCGCGCCGTCGCATAGCTCTCCTCGCATACGCCGTGCTAGGGTTACCTCCGGCACGGCAATGAGGCGCGGGCCGATCCCCATCACTTCGTGAGCACACCATGTGGCCTGACCGCAGACTGATCGACCTGTTCGGCATCGAGTTTCCCATCGTGCAGGCGCCGATGGCGGGCGTGCAGGACGCCGACATCATGATCGGCGCCGCACAGGGTGGGGCGCTGGCCTCGTTGCCCTGCGCGATGATCTCGCCGGACAAGGCGCGCGAGCAGATCAATATCGTCCGGCAGCGGGTCTCGACGCCGCTGAACATGAATTACTTCTGCCACACCGCGGTCGACGCCGATCCCGCGCGCGAGGCCGGCTGGCGCAAGCGGCTGGCGTCCTATTACCAGGAGCTTGGCATCGATCCCGACGCGCCGAACAATGCCGCCAATCGTGCGCCGTTCGATGCAGCCATGTGCGAGCTGGTCGAGGAGCTGAAGCCGGCGGTGGTCAGTTTCCATTTCGGTCTGCCGGAGCCGGCGCTGCTGGCCCGCGTCAAGGCAGCCGGCTGCCGCGTGATCGCCTCGGCGACCATCGTCGAGGAAGCGATCTGGCTGGAGCAGCGCGGGGTCGATGCTGTCATCGCCCAGGGCGCTGAGGCTGGTGGCCATCGCGGCATGTTTCTGACCGACGACATTGCCACCCAGCCCGGCCTGTTCGCGCTGCTGCCGCAGGTGGTCGATGCGGTGAAGGTGCCGGTGATCGCATCGGGCGGCATCGGTGACGGACGCGGCATCGCTGCGGCCTTTGCGCTGGGTGCCGCCGGAGTGCAGATCGGCACCGCCTATCTGCGCTGCCCGGAATCTAGGGTGAGCCCGATCGGCCGTGCGGCGCTCGAAGGCGGCACCGACGCGTCCACTGTCATCACCAACGTCATGACCGGGCGCCCGGCGCGCGGCGTGATCAACCGGGTGATGCGCGAGGTCGGGCCGGTCTCGGCCGACGCCCCGGCATTCCCGCATGCCGCGACGGCGCTGGGACCGCTGAAGGCGGCGGCGGAGAAGCTCGGCCGCAGCGATTTTACCAATCTGTGGGCCGGGCAGGCGGTCGGTCTGGGCACCGAGCTGCCGGCGGCGGAACTGACCCGGTCGCTGGCCGCGGCGGCGCTGGAGCGGATGGCCGGGCTGCGGGGCTGATGGCGCGCGCCGCGCGGTTGCGGCGCGAA
It encodes the following:
- a CDS encoding AEC family transporter, with the protein product MLTVFGALVPVFLLIVLGFALRRLLLKKDIEWIGLEQLVYYVLFPALLIDTLSRANLSSVPIAGVGGALLLAVLAMSALCLLLRPWLARSLDVDGPAFSSVFQGATRWQTFVALSVAGNLWGELGITLASVAMVAMIPLLNIFAVWVLAHYASPQKLAWPKILLTIARNPLIWACVVGLTMNLTHLSVPRPLHEFLDALGRCSLALGLLVVGAGLHLEGLRRPGAAAALTVVLKLVVMPAMAIALGMAFGLSGSSLAVVACCASVPSASNGYILARQMGGDAPLLAQILTLQTMLAVVTMPVFIAFVG
- the ruvX gene encoding Holliday junction resolvase RuvX, coding for MPAPILPLIEAAPLWPARGALIGLDLGTKTIGVAVSDPDRRLATGVETVARTAFKADAARLVVLAGQRGICGYVLGLPINMDGSEGPRAQSTRAFARNFARLTELPIALWDERLSTSAVERELIANDVSRAKRAKVIDEHAAIFILQGALDRLTVLNRPPETR
- a CDS encoding NAD(P)H-dependent flavin oxidoreductase, with protein sequence MWPDRRLIDLFGIEFPIVQAPMAGVQDADIMIGAAQGGALASLPCAMISPDKAREQINIVRQRVSTPLNMNYFCHTAVDADPAREAGWRKRLASYYQELGIDPDAPNNAANRAPFDAAMCELVEELKPAVVSFHFGLPEPALLARVKAAGCRVIASATIVEEAIWLEQRGVDAVIAQGAEAGGHRGMFLTDDIATQPGLFALLPQVVDAVKVPVIASGGIGDGRGIAAAFALGAAGVQIGTAYLRCPESRVSPIGRAALEGGTDASTVITNVMTGRPARGVINRVMREVGPVSADAPAFPHAATALGPLKAAAEKLGRSDFTNLWAGQAVGLGTELPAAELTRSLAAAALERMAGLRG